The Mesorhizobium sp. AR02 genomic interval CAACACGCTGACGCATGAGATTTCGGCGATCGAACCGGCGGCCGGTGCCGGTGCCGCGAAGGTTGGCGCGTGATGGCCGGCGCACAGACAAACCGGCTGGACAATGGCGGTCTCATCGACCGCTCGGCGCCGCTGAACTTCCGTTTCGACGGTAAGAGCTTTTCCGGCTTCCAGGGCGACACGCTCGCCTCGGCGTTGATTGCCAATGGCGTCAAGCTGGTCGGCCGCTCGTTCAAATACCATCGCCCGCGCGGCATCCTGACCGCTGGCTCGGAAGAACCCAACGCGCTGGTCGAACTGCGCACCGGCGCCCGGCGCGAGCCGAACACCAAGGCAACGACGGCGGAGCTCTACGAGGGGCTGGAAGCCGCCAGCCAGAACCGTTGGCCGTCGCTGCGCCACGACGTGATGTCGGTCAACCAGCTGTTCGCGCCGATCTTCGTTGCCGGCTTCTACTACAAGACCTTCATGTGGCCGGCGAAATTCTGGGAAGCGATCTACGAGCCGGCGATCCGCCGCGCCGCCGGCCTTGGCCGCGCTGCGGGCGTTGCCGATCCCGACCACTACGACAAGGCCTGGGCGCATTGCGATGTGCTGATAGCGGGTTCCGGTCCGGCCGGCCTTGCCGCGGCGCTCGCCGCCGGCCGCAGCGGTGCCCGCGTCATTCTCTGCGAGGAAGATTTCACGCTTGGCGGCCGCTTGCTGTCGGATGGCGGTACGATCGATGGCCTACCGGCCACCGAATGGCTGTCACGGACGCAGGCTGAGCTGGCAGCAATGCCCGATGTCCGCATCATGACCCGCACGACGCTGTTCGGTGTCTATGACGGCGGCACCTATGGTGCGCTGGAGCGGGTCAACGACCATCTGCCCTCCCCGCCCGAGCATCAGGTGCGCCAGCGGCTGTGGCGGATCGTGGCCAAGCGCTGTGTGGTCGCCGCAGGCGCCCTTGAGCGGCCGATCGTCTTCGCCGGCAACGACACGCCCGGTGTGATGATGGCTTCGGCGATGCGAACCTATGTCGGACGCTACGCCGCCGCTCCTGCAAAGCGCATCGCGCTGTTCACCAACAATGAGGATGGCTGGCGCACGGTCGAGACGGCACTCGGTGCCGGACTGCAGATCGCGGCGGTGATCGATGCACGGGCTGACGTCTCACCCGCTCACCGCTCGCTCGCCTCCAAGGGCGGCTTTACAGTGCTGCATGGCTCCGTCAGCGGCGTCGAAGGCGGCAAGGATGGTGTCAGGAAAATCGCGGTGTCGCTGACCGGCGGCGCACGCGCCCAAGTCGAGGCCGACGGGCTTGCCGTTTCCGGCGGCTGGAATCCCGCGGTCGGGCTGACCTCCTACCATCGCGGCCGGCCGAAATGGCGCGACGACATCGCCGCCTTCGTCCCGGATGGCGCGCCTCCCGGCATGGTCGCCGCCGGAGCCGCCAACGGTGCCTTCGGCCTTGGCGCCTGCCTGGCTGAAGGGTTCGCCGCAGGTTCTGCGGCGGCGCGTGATGCCGGGCGTGCCGGCAAGACCGGCTCAGCGCCACTCGCCGACGACGAAGCCTTTTCGTTGACGCCGCTCTGGCACGTCGCCAGCAAGGGCAAGGCCTTTGTCGACTACCAGCACGATGTCACCGCCTCCGACATCGAACTGGCCCAGCGCGAAGGTTTTGAATCGGTCGAGCATCTGAAGCGCTACACCACGCTCGGCATGGCGACCGACCAAGGCAAGACCTCGAATGTCGCCGGTCTCGCCATCATGGCCGCGGTGAGCGGCCGATCCATCCCCGAGACCGGCACGA includes:
- a CDS encoding sarcosine oxidase subunit alpha, yielding MAGAQTNRLDNGGLIDRSAPLNFRFDGKSFSGFQGDTLASALIANGVKLVGRSFKYHRPRGILTAGSEEPNALVELRTGARREPNTKATTAELYEGLEAASQNRWPSLRHDVMSVNQLFAPIFVAGFYYKTFMWPAKFWEAIYEPAIRRAAGLGRAAGVADPDHYDKAWAHCDVLIAGSGPAGLAAALAAGRSGARVILCEEDFTLGGRLLSDGGTIDGLPATEWLSRTQAELAAMPDVRIMTRTTLFGVYDGGTYGALERVNDHLPSPPEHQVRQRLWRIVAKRCVVAAGALERPIVFAGNDTPGVMMASAMRTYVGRYAAAPAKRIALFTNNEDGWRTVETALGAGLQIAAVIDARADVSPAHRSLASKGGFTVLHGSVSGVEGGKDGVRKIAVSLTGGARAQVEADGLAVSGGWNPAVGLTSYHRGRPKWRDDIAAFVPDGAPPGMVAAGAANGAFGLGACLAEGFAAGSAAARDAGRAGKTGSAPLADDEAFSLTPLWHVASKGKAFVDYQHDVTASDIELAQREGFESVEHLKRYTTLGMATDQGKTSNVAGLAIMAAVSGRSIPETGTTIYRPPYVPVAIGAFAGHHRDETFHATRLTPSHHWAAEQGAVFVDTGLWKRAQWYPRAGEKDWLDSVTREVKAVRGGVGFCDVSTLGKIDVHGPDAGAFLDRVYINTFSNLAVGKARYGLMLREDGIVYDDGTTSRLAEDHYFLTTTTAKAGLVMQHLEFCRQVLFPELDVQLTSVSDQWAQFSIAGPKTRDLLREIVAPAEDLSNEGFPFMGAREIALRGGIRARLFRISFSGEMAFEISVPARYGEAMARNLMLAGRQFGVTPYGTEALGVMRIEKGHIAGPELSGTTTAADLGLGKMMSTKKDFIGRVMAGREALVAPDRQVVVGIKPTDRARRLRSGAHIIPKGQTPGPGNDQGYVTSVCFSPTSDQWIGLALVERGRERIGEIVHAHDPIRGEDYDVELCNPVFYDPDGGRQRG